From one Lolium rigidum isolate FL_2022 chromosome 4, APGP_CSIRO_Lrig_0.1, whole genome shotgun sequence genomic stretch:
- the LOC124706805 gene encoding Bowman-Birk type wound-induced proteinase inhibitor WIP1-like: MKSSTVVAILLLHTVLIIGILAEVNAEGEGYFPKCCNNCRSFSGAMFCDDVMYKCPPTCAWCRAVHVRPVKTFRCADGRTADGSCHPCKNH; this comes from the exons ATGAAGAGTAGCACGGTCGTGGCGATCCTACTTCTCCACACGGTCCTGATCATAGGAATCCTAGCCGAGGTGAATG CCGAGGGTGAGGGGTACTTCCCGAAGTGCTGCAACAACTGCAGGTCCTTCTCGGGGGCCATGTTCTGTGACGACGTGATGTACAAGTGCCCTCCGACCTGTGCGTGGTGCCGCGCGGTGCATGTGCGCCCTGTCAAGACGTTTAGGTGCGCCGACGGGAGAACTGCCGACGGCAGCTGCCATCCGTGCAAGAATCACTGA
- the LOC124648869 gene encoding uncharacterized protein LOC124648869, with amino-acid sequence MVSAVSTSDRQHVDCYRRKNTLMLATLMASAAYAVGFNPPGGVWQDMAGHLPGDPIMRSTHYRRYLVFFYFNAAAFTLSLMVIVLTLILNARLKKSGRRFDLPLQLLMGTAALAFIAAYGTGACWDKFRVVAFFVFLAILVLNIMLQSLLFWLWGDDEEDEIEKNLGKLMAPLSMFALTISYVGGLSTPGGFWDSAEGGHRPGDAILRSKLLHLFFYFNTGQFASSLFGVFLVMCSGLQVKFVAFFMKVWLLGLIVAYTVGSSRGRHTSVTVICSLFAAVGAYVILYVAIRGCFSGLFEKLRGRFSCLFEKAQDNEGTGGTSANDGTAGSRDDLKAVAERQRRRASSLVQLLAGLAVSVTYQAGMYPPGGVWQDGHKAGDPILLTTNPTRYKAFFYCNSVAFVASLLAILLGQKSYLSEHHALQATMILDLLSLVVAYAIGSCRDQISSMYAVGIAGAAVVYVVVHIQYFTLGLGNADKDDDDAATSAMVDKKGGRFILFAILVASITYQAGLTPPGGFLLQDDSRCGHHAGDPVLLCNNPRRYKVFFYFNSVSFMISTVLLLLLVNPNLYRPAIRSHALSLCSGVSFVCLVGAFAAGSTQYLKTSISIVVLAAAAFLLCLPILLTVYCCLPSRTRLVTDNAVKKAGKPGDNKPVYLMTLAILVGSATYQAGLDPPGGSWQSTGDGHDAGHPAMHDNRRNRYLTFLYGNTTSFVASIYLIELLLFSRSFPKCIWLKKAIEPTVVAQYVGFLVAYAAGSSRHWKTSAHIGTLVAAVLAYVTAHVLLSDYRRKSRRKSSENSLQR; translated from the exons ATGGTATCAGCCGTGTCTACCTCCGACCGTCAACATGTTGACTGCTACAGGAGAAAGAACACCCTGATGCTCGCCACGCTCATGGCGAGCGCGGCGTATGCAGTGGGGTTCAACCCTCCGGGTGGTGTCTGGCAGGACATGGCCGGACACCTCCCCGGCGACCCAATCATGCGCTCCACCCACTACCGCCGGTACCTTGTGTTCTTCTACTTCAACGCCGCCGCATTCACATTGTCGCTAATGGTGATTGTCCTCACCCTGATCCTCAACGCCCGCCTCAAGAAAAGCGGGCGCAGGTTTGACCTGCCGCTGCAGCTTCTCATGGGGACGGCCGCGTTGGCTTTCATCGCGGCCTATGGTACCGGGGCTTGCTGGGACAAATTCAGGGTCGTTGCCTTCTTCGTATTTCTGGCCATTCTCGTGCTCAACATCATGTTGCAGTCTTTGTTGTTCTGGCTATGGggtgatgatgaggaggacgagATTGAAAAGAATCTCGGCAAGCTCATGGCGCCGCTATCAATGTTCGCCCTGACCATCTCCTACGTGGGTGGGCTGAGCACACCGGGTGGCTTCTGGGACAGCGCCGAGGGCGGCCACCGTCCAGGCGACGCCATTCTGCGCAGCAAACTCCTGCACCTGTTCTTCTACTTCAACACCGGGCAATTTGCTTCCTCCCTATTCGGCGTCTTCCTCGTTATGTGCAGCGGACTGCAAGTTAAGTTTGTGGCGTTTTTCATGAAGGTTTGGCTTCTTGGCCTCATCGTGGCGTACACCGTCGGCAGTAGCAGGGGCCGCCACACGTCCGTCACTGTGATCTGCAGCCTATTTGCGGCTGTCGGGGCCTACGTCATATTATATGTGGCTATTCGTGGGTGCTTCTCTGGCTTGTTTGAGAAACTCCGTGGGCGCTTCTCTTGTTTGTTTGAGAAAGCTCAAGATAATGAAGGCACCGGCGGCACAAGTGCAAATGATGGCACCGCCGGCAGCAG AGATGATTTGAAGGCCGTCGCAGAAAGGCAACGTCGTCGGGCATCCTCTCTCGTGCAACTGCTCGCTGGCCTTGCCGTATCCGTCACTTACCAAGCCGGGATGTATCCGCCCGGGGGCGTCTGGCAGGACGGACACAAGGCCGGTGACCCAATCCTCCTCACGACTAACCCCACGAGGTACAAAGCTTTCTTCTACTGCAATTCGGTTGCCTTCGTGGCCTCGTTGCTTGCCATCTTGCTTGGCCAGAAAAGCTACCTGAGTGAGCACCACGCGTTGCAAGCGACCATGATACTGGACTTGCTCAGCCTCGTGGTTGCGTATGCAATCGGGAGCTGCCGGGATCAGATCTCCTCCATGTATGCGGTGGGCATAGCGGGTGCCGCGGTGGTCTACGTGGTCGTCCACATTCAGTATTTCACGCTGGGGCTGGGCAATGCGGACAAGGATGATGACGATGCTGCGACCAGTGCTATGGTGGACAAGAAGGGAGGGCGGTTCATCCTGTTCGCAATTCTGGTGGCAAGCATCACCTACCAGGCCGGCTTGACCCCGCCCGGTGGCTTCTTGCTACAGGACGACAGCcggtgcgggcatcacgccggcgACCCGGTTCTCCTGTGCAACAATCCACGCCGCTACAAGGTCTTCTTCTACTTTAACTCCGTGAGCTTCATGATCTCCACCGTCCTCCTCTTGCTCCTCGTCAACCCCAATCTGTACAGGCCAGCCATACGAAGCCATGCCTTATCTCTCTGCTCCGGTGTGAGCTTCGTCTGTCTCGTCGGTGCCTTTGCTGCCGGAAGCACGCAATATCTGAAAACATCCATCTCCATCGTTGTGTTGGCGGCTGCGGCCTTCCTCTTATGCCTACCCATCCTGCTCACCGTATACTGCTGTTTGCCGTCCCGGACCCGGCTGGTGACGGACAATGCTGTGAAAAAGGCGGGGAAGCCAGGCGACAACAAGCCGGTATATCTGATGACTCTAGCAATCCTAGTGGGGAGTGCCACCTACCAAGCTGGCCTAGATCCGCCGGGTGGATCCTGGCAGAGTACAGGCGACGGGCACGACGCAGGCCACCCAGCAATGCATGACAACAGGAGGAACCGCtacctcaccttcctctacggcaACACTACCTCTTTCGTGGCCTCCATCTATCTCATCGAGCTGCTGCTGTTTAGCAGGTCGTTCCCGAAGTGCATCTGGTTGAAAAAGGCGATAGAACCCACGGTTGTGGCGCAGTATGTTGGATTCCTAGTGGCCTACGCAGCCGGATCAAGCAGGCACTGGAAGACGTCGGCGCACATCGGGACACTGGTCGCCGCCGTCCTGGCCTATGTAACCGCCCATGTACTGCTGTCGGACTACAGAAGGAAAAGCCGGAGAAAGTCCAGCGAAAATTCTCTCCAGCGATGA